TTGTACCAACCGTTCCCCTTGAGGATGAAGTTTGTTGTGTTAATAAGCCTTTCGACCTTGCCTCCGCACTTCAAGCATCCGTCCAGGGGATCATCGGTGATCCTCTGGACGATCTCGAAGGTCTCTTTGCACTTGCCGCAGCGGTACTCGTATGTGGGCATTAATCTCTCCTGGAAAGATCTCGTGATTGGTAATTCGTGATCCGTGATAGGTAACCGCGAAGAGCTTATATCTATATA
This bacterium DNA region includes the following protein-coding sequences:
- a CDS encoding zinc ribbon domain-containing protein; protein product: MPTYEYRCGKCKETFEIVQRITDDPLDGCLKCGGKVERLINTTNFILKGNGWYKTDYSSPGSSTSSEAGSCGDEKNKPACQTCPANSD